A stretch of Caenorhabditis elegans chromosome IV DNA encodes these proteins:
- the gtnt-44 gene encoding Glycosyltransferase family 92 protein (Confirmed by transcript evidence): MFSATSSSSSMPPSQSPFEKLPRHQNIRYHEKCFSIPLHTLNYFLCVIIFYFFVFTIFYHERYGGKPENVQVTSAIYDSNSNELSLIFLFDSSIRRREIFLGFGPNDSKTSRNETQIELKPPPGFVDNSQISIWSSIEKEKPQSLTVNAEHPKSLLLRDHTGHPYLELPLQEPYSDFRDIVSCFSPIYGDFEMVLTALTSSISMGSFVSIPYEELTGELYKFLRVFEKTGHVRLTAFPMIRHQPRFDSENENYHLKMIKLKTDLTHLHCWLMHKNRAKFMIFQNSAEIVLPISSTLENPNYASEFTRIFETPRVEGYDILEYNVKISTDKRLGDFSDFSIRQTIEAAKAEELTGNSKTLIMRMHSPTPQNLLKRGKMYPFFKNFPSPPQVIPKKTLDKLDTITEIIEESDAFWTLIKECSENSKSWKCSSRKCVRPSVRHRSLHGWYSYDIHFSKFLNVESFFCSDFQ; this comes from the exons atgttttctgccacgtcatcatcatcatcaatgcCACCTTCTCAGAGCCCATTCGAAAAATTACCACGGCATCAAAATATTCGATATCACGAAAAATGCTTCTCAATTCCACTTCATACACTTAACTATTTTCTATgcgttattattttttatttctttgttttcactATATTTTATCACGAACGTTATGgtggaaaacctgaaaatgttcaagttACATCAGCAATTTATGATTCAAATTCAAACGAACTGTCATTAATCTTTCTATTTGATTCTTCAATTCGTCGACGGGAAATATTCCTTGGATTTGGTCCAAATGACTCAAAAACATCAAGAAATGAAACTCAAATTGAGCTTAAACCACCACCCGGATTTGTTGATAACTCACAAATTTCA ATTTGGTCATCAATTGAAAAGGAAAAACCCCAGTCTTTAACTGTGAATGCAGAACATCCAAAGTCATTGCTTTTACGAGATCACACAGGACATCCATATTTAGAA TTACCACTTCAAGAACCATACTCCGATTTTCGCGACATTGTTAGTTGTTTCAGTCCAATTTATGGAGATTTTGAGATGGTTTTAACAG cttTAACATCATCCATATCAATGGGATCATTTGTTAGTATACCATATGAAGAGCTTACTGGAGAGCTTTACAAGTTTCTACgtgtatttgaaaaaacggGACATGTCAGGTTAACTGCATTTCCAATGATACGTCATCAGCCTCGCTTCGattcggaaaatgaaaattatcatttgaaaatgatcaaaCTTAAAACAGATTTAACGCATTTGCATTGTTGGCTAATGCATAAAAACCGGGCCAAATTCATGATCTTCCAAAACTctgctgaaattgttttaccGATTTCCTCGACGCTGGAAAATCCCAATTACGCCTCTGAATTTACACGAATATTTGAAACACCACGAGTTGAAGGATATGATATTTTAGAATAtaatgtcaaaatttcaacgGATAAACGCTTAGGCGACTTTTCGGATTTCTCCATCAGGCAGACAATTGAAGCAGCAAAAGCAGAAGAATTAACCGGAAATTCTAAAACATTAATCATGAGAATg CATTCTCCAACTCCACAGAATCTCTTAAAACGCGGTAAAATgtatccatttttcaaaaatttcccatCTCCACCACAAGTTATTCCAAAGAAAACATTGGACAAATTGGATACAATAACAGAAATAATTGAAGAATCTGATGCATTCTGGACACTTATCAAagaatgttcagaaaattcgaaatcttgGAAATGCTCGTCAAGAAAATGTGTAAGACCATCAGTTAGACATCGATCTCTTCATGGATGGTATTCATatgatattcatttttctaaatttttgaatgttgaaagttttttttgttcagattttcaataa